The following are encoded in a window of Paraburkholderia sp. HP33-1 genomic DNA:
- a CDS encoding type B 50S ribosomal protein L31, with the protein MKEGIHPNYREVLFVDMSIDFKFVTRSTIQTRETAEFNGKTYPLAKIEVSSESHPFYTGQQKIMDTAGRVEKFNKKFGARASGKAAK; encoded by the coding sequence ATGAAAGAAGGCATTCACCCGAATTACCGCGAAGTCCTGTTCGTCGATATGTCGATCGACTTCAAGTTCGTGACGCGCTCGACCATCCAGACTCGCGAAACCGCAGAATTCAACGGCAAGACCTATCCGCTCGCGAAGATCGAAGTCTCGTCGGAATCGCACCCGTTCTACACCGGCCAGCAAAAGATCATGGACACGGCCGGCCGCGTCGAGAAGTTCAACAAGAAGTTCGGCGCACGAGCTTCGGGCAAGGCGGCGAAGTAA